A portion of the Bacillus thuringiensis genome contains these proteins:
- the argC gene encoding N-acetyl-gamma-glutamyl-phosphate reductase: MKVAIIGATGYGGIELIRLLEQHPYFSIASLHSFSQVGECITNVYPHLRNVLFHTLQEIDVETIGKEAEFVFLATPAGVSAELTPKLLAEGLKVIDLSGDFRMIDPSSYELWYKRPAAKEEILRKAVYGLSEWKRTGIQKANLIANPGCFATATLLAIAPLVRSGMIEEDSIIIDAKSGVSGAGKTPTTMTHFPELYDNLHIYKVNEHQHVPEIEQMLTEWNSESQPITFSTHLIPISRGIMITLYAKVKQKMEIKQLQKLYEETYEQSPFIRICTQGKFPSPKEVRGSNYCDIGIAYDERAERVTVVSVIDNMMKGAAGQAIQNANIIAGLEETTGLQHMPLYL; this comes from the coding sequence ATGAAAGTCGCAATTATTGGAGCCACTGGATATGGGGGCATTGAGTTAATTCGTTTATTAGAACAACATCCATATTTTTCGATAGCATCTCTCCATTCTTTTTCACAAGTTGGTGAGTGTATAACAAATGTATATCCGCATCTTCGAAATGTCCTTTTTCATACGTTACAAGAAATTGATGTGGAGACGATAGGAAAAGAAGCAGAATTCGTATTTCTAGCAACCCCAGCAGGAGTATCGGCGGAGTTAACTCCCAAGTTATTAGCAGAAGGTTTAAAAGTAATTGACCTATCTGGAGACTTTCGTATGATAGATCCTTCGTCATATGAACTGTGGTATAAAAGGCCAGCAGCGAAAGAAGAAATTCTTAGAAAAGCAGTGTATGGGTTAAGTGAATGGAAAAGGACTGGGATTCAAAAGGCAAATTTAATTGCAAACCCAGGATGTTTTGCTACAGCCACATTGCTAGCGATAGCGCCGTTAGTACGTAGCGGCATGATTGAAGAAGATTCGATTATTATTGATGCGAAATCAGGGGTATCAGGAGCAGGTAAAACACCAACAACAATGACTCATTTTCCTGAGCTATATGATAACTTGCACATTTATAAAGTGAATGAGCATCAGCACGTTCCAGAGATTGAGCAAATGCTTACAGAATGGAATAGTGAATCACAGCCAATTACATTTAGCACACATTTAATACCGATATCACGAGGAATCATGATTACACTTTATGCAAAAGTAAAACAAAAGATGGAAATAAAGCAACTTCAAAAATTGTATGAAGAAACGTATGAACAATCGCCTTTCATCCGAATTTGTACGCAAGGGAAATTTCCAAGTCCAAAAGAAGTGAGAGGCTCAAATTATTGTGATATTGGCATAGCTTACGATGAAAGAGCTGAAAGAGTTACGGTCGTTTCTGTTATAGACAATATGATGAAAGGCGCGGCTGGGCAAGCGATTCAAAATGCAAACATAATAGCGGGACTAGAAGAGACAACAGGTTTACAACATATGCCGCTTTATCTATAA
- a CDS encoding YqzH family protein — MNEKLIEKMIIKSFQQYQCSPISKEDQEMLVKHIQTVTHSNIEIDLYEEIEDIVYDYVTGKQ; from the coding sequence ATGAACGAAAAATTAATTGAGAAAATGATTATAAAAAGTTTTCAGCAATATCAATGCAGTCCAATATCAAAAGAAGATCAGGAAATGCTAGTGAAACATATTCAAACGGTGACTCATTCAAATATTGAAATTGATTTATACGAGGAAATTGAGGATATTGTTTATGATTATGTAACTGGAAAACAATAA
- a CDS encoding SDR family NAD(P)-dependent oxidoreductase: MTGRLQNKVIVITGASSGIGEQVAMQVAAQGATPVLMARTEEKLQALVDKIKETYNTPCYYYVLDVSEEMEVQSVFSKVLQEVGRIDILVNNAGFGIFKTFEDASMGEVKDMFQVNVFGLVACTKEVLPYMVNKNEGHIINIASLAGKIATPKSSAYAATKHAVLGFTNSLRMELANTDIYVTAINPGPIDTNFFEIADQSGTYVKNMGRYMLKPTYVAEQIVKSIHTKKREVNLPKWMGIGPKLYALFPGLFERVAGKSLSKK, translated from the coding sequence ATGACAGGACGTTTACAAAATAAAGTAATCGTCATTACAGGTGCTTCTAGTGGGATTGGTGAGCAAGTTGCAATGCAAGTTGCAGCACAGGGAGCGACTCCAGTATTAATGGCTCGAACAGAAGAGAAACTACAAGCGTTAGTAGACAAAATTAAAGAAACTTATAATACGCCTTGCTATTATTATGTATTAGATGTAAGTGAAGAGATGGAAGTACAGTCTGTTTTTTCAAAGGTATTACAAGAAGTGGGACGTATTGATATATTAGTAAACAATGCGGGATTTGGTATTTTTAAAACGTTTGAAGATGCGTCAATGGGTGAAGTAAAAGATATGTTCCAAGTAAATGTATTTGGATTAGTAGCATGTACGAAAGAGGTACTACCTTATATGGTAAACAAGAATGAAGGACATATTATTAATATTGCTTCACTTGCTGGAAAAATTGCAACTCCGAAATCGAGTGCTTATGCAGCAACGAAACATGCCGTATTAGGATTTACGAATAGTTTACGCATGGAATTAGCGAATACAGATATTTATGTTACAGCAATTAATCCAGGTCCGATAGATACAAACTTTTTTGAAATAGCGGATCAATCTGGTACATATGTAAAGAATATGGGACGTTACATGTTAAAACCAACATACGTAGCAGAACAAATCGTAAAGTCGATACACACGAAAAAACGTGAAGTAAACTTACCGAAGTGGATGGGAATTGGCCCGAAACTTTATGCTTTATTCCCAGGTTTATTTGAACGTGTAGCAGGTAAATCATTAAGTAAAAAATAG